A genomic region of Haliotis asinina isolate JCU_RB_2024 chromosome 1, JCU_Hal_asi_v2, whole genome shotgun sequence contains the following coding sequences:
- the LOC137281885 gene encoding 5-hydroxytryptamine receptor 4-like: protein MMMIVNVSVHSLPDSIVARNSGEYVVPTLSEANLKSSTEAIMPGGPNKHQEAYYLYFVGILGMLLNITVIICIVVRRTLRKMTSAFLIHCCFLNFVKAMFCIPFGSNLLSVEEPTSCALQGSAYIVVNTASAFNLVAMICTEAYTFGETNIGGTAQGTLCCVLFGILTVYITSTILHLGPTLIGGNIEFNDRIGICTFKIGKASGYIAYVMMILIISLALVCATHFLCKFYKEIQLNQPNRVSMLVRTSITIMDQPKQTASSVRELIEESSHRAKIFVMTAIMFVVCWYPFFCLILIDFTYKVSPKVYQTFSFIAWSQGTLEPILYILFDRKLNLLSRFVYCDHYQRYNREHIASLMAQHRQRSRPNSSSMEPAMDHFAGDQNLSMDHQLAIDHRAPMDRNSSMDRSSTMERRIQCRHCRYEQERYDSKFGQNRYDRYEQDRYEQDRYDQEQDELDRQSRSQSSSMTRNEKGLPDTGHSMEVQC, encoded by the coding sequence ATGATGATGATCGTCAACGTATCAGTTCACTCTCTCCCAGACTCCATCGTTGCTCGTAACAGTGGGGAGTATGTTGTCCCCACCCTCTCAGAAGCCAATCTCAAGTCGTCCACGGAAGCCATCATGCCAGGCGGTCCTAACAAGCACCAGGAAGCCTACTATCTTTATTTTGTAGGCATCCTCGGGATGCTGCTGAACATCACCGTCATCATCTGTATAGTTGTCAGGAGGACATTACGCAAAATGACTAGTGCGTTCCTGATCCATTGCTGTTTCTTGAACTTTGTAAAGGCCATGTTTTGCATTCCATTTGGAAGTAATTTACTATCAGTGGAGGAGCCGACATCATGTGCATTACAAGGGTCtgcatacattgttgtcaacaCAGCATCAGCTTTCAATCTTGTCGCGATGATTTGTACTGAGGCATACACATTTGGCGAAACAAACATTGGAGGGACAGCCCAGGGTACTCTCTGTTGTGTGCTGTTCGGGATTCTTACTGTGTATATCACAAGTACTATTCTTCACCTTGGGCCAACTCTGATTGGTGGAAACATAGAGTTCAACGATAGAATTGGTATTTGTACTTTCAAGATAGGAAAGGCTTCGGGATATATTGCCTATGTGATGATGATTCTGATCATTTCATTAGCTCTTGTTTGTGCTACTCATTTTCTGTGCAAATTCTATAAAGAAATTCAACTCAATCAACCAAACCGAGTCTCAATGCTAGTGAGGACTTCAATCACAATCATGGATCAGCCGAAACAGACAGCTAGCAGTGTTCGCGAACTGATAGAAGAGTCTTCTCACAGAGCTAAGATATTTGTCATGACAGCCATTAtgtttgtggtgtgttggtatCCGTTCTTCTGCCTCATTCTTATAGACTTTACATACAAAGTTTCACCAAAAGTTTACCAAACATTCAGCTTTATCGCCTGGTCCCAAGGGACTCTTGAACCAATCCTGTATATTCTCTTTGACCGCAAATTGAACCTTCTGTCGCGATTTGTCTACTGTGACCATTATCAGCGGTATAACAGAGAGCACATAGCCAGTCTCATGGCTCAACACCGACAGCGATCGCGTCCCAATTCCTCCTCCATGGAACCAGCAATGGATCACTTTGCTGGAGATCAAAATCTGTCCATGGACCATCAACTAGCCATAGATCACAGAGCACCCATGGATCGAAATTCATCGATGGACCGATCTTCTACCATGGAGAGAAGAATTCAGTGTAGGCATTGTAGGTATGAACAGGAAAGATATGACAGTAAGTTTGGACAAAACCGATATGACAGATATGAACAGGACAGGTATGAACAGGACAGGTATGACCAAGAGCAAGATGAATTGGATCGCCAGAGCAGAAGTCAGTCTTCCTCCATGACAAGGAATGAGAAAGGTCTGCCAGACACGGGTCATTCCATGGAGGTTCAATGTTAG